The proteins below are encoded in one region of Holophagaceae bacterium:
- a CDS encoding acetyl-CoA carboxylase carboxyltransferase subunit beta, translated as MSWFIKKRQQKTAVEAKTVRVPEGLWIKCDNCRELIYRAELVNTHNVCPKCGYHFRIGVEERLANLMDEGWTRLFSELRSADPLNFVASKAYADQLKKLEAAGQTEDAVVIVEGTISGHPVVMGVMNFDFLAASMGSVVGEKLKLGAERALAKKCAYIIVSCSGGARMQEGTLSLMQMAKVSAALAKLDKAGLPYFSILTDPTTGGVSASYAMLGDLNIAEPKALIGFAGPRVIEQTIKQSLPEGFQRSEFLQAHGMVDKVVSRDQLKEFVASCLSWMLPTGA; from the coding sequence ATGTCCTGGTTCATCAAGAAACGCCAACAAAAGACCGCTGTGGAGGCCAAGACCGTCCGGGTGCCCGAGGGCCTCTGGATCAAGTGCGACAACTGCCGGGAGCTCATCTACCGCGCCGAGCTGGTGAACACCCACAATGTCTGCCCCAAGTGCGGATACCACTTCCGCATTGGCGTTGAGGAACGGCTGGCGAACCTCATGGACGAAGGTTGGACAAGGCTCTTCTCGGAGCTGCGTTCCGCCGATCCGCTGAATTTTGTGGCCTCGAAGGCCTACGCCGACCAGCTCAAGAAGCTGGAGGCCGCGGGCCAGACCGAAGACGCGGTCGTGATCGTGGAAGGGACGATTTCCGGCCATCCCGTGGTGATGGGCGTCATGAATTTCGATTTCCTGGCGGCTTCCATGGGCAGCGTGGTGGGCGAGAAACTGAAGCTTGGCGCGGAGCGCGCCCTCGCGAAAAAATGCGCCTACATCATCGTCAGCTGCTCCGGCGGCGCGCGCATGCAGGAAGGAACGTTGTCCCTGATGCAGATGGCGAAGGTCAGCGCGGCCCTCGCCAAGCTGGACAAAGCGGGCCTTCCTTATTTCTCCATCCTCACGGATCCCACCACCGGCGGCGTGTCGGCGAGCTACGCCATGCTCGGAGACCTGAACATCGCCGAGCCCAAGGCCCTGATCGGATTCGCCGGCCCCCGGGTCATCGAGCAGACCATCAAGCAGAGCCTGCCGGAAGGGTTCCAGCGCTCTGAGTTCCTGCAGGCCCACGGCATGGTGGACAAGGTCGTTTCACGGGATCAACTCAAGGAGTTTGTGGCCTCATGTCTCTCATGGATGCTCCCGACCGGCGCCTGA
- a CDS encoding ParB/RepB/Spo0J family partition protein translates to MNLKRQALGRGLTSLMSQHAADDAPQREVPVGSLFPNRQQPRTHFDEASLDELAASLKMHGMVQPIIARKVGEKFEIIAGERRWRAARKAGIPMVPVVLKEVPDDRLLEFALVENIQRQELNPIEEAKAFWQLGEHLRLTQEQVADRVAKSRSQVANTLRLLRLPSAIQEFVAVGKITTGHAKVLMGLPDPAFMEQMAQVVIQEQLSVRALESKLQHLEKKTSPKGRKKHPNTVFIKAAAEELTLAWSTKVEIKAKGKGGVVLLHYGSESELDRLFEAMKQGPRKK, encoded by the coding sequence ATGAACCTCAAGCGCCAGGCTCTGGGGCGGGGGCTTACGTCCTTGATGAGCCAGCATGCGGCGGATGACGCCCCCCAAAGGGAAGTGCCGGTGGGTTCCCTGTTCCCCAACCGCCAGCAGCCCCGCACGCATTTCGACGAAGCGTCCCTGGACGAGCTGGCCGCCAGCCTCAAGATGCACGGCATGGTCCAGCCCATCATCGCCCGCAAGGTCGGCGAGAAGTTCGAGATCATCGCGGGCGAACGCCGGTGGAGGGCGGCCCGCAAGGCCGGCATCCCCATGGTGCCGGTGGTTCTGAAGGAAGTCCCGGATGACCGGCTGCTGGAGTTCGCCCTGGTCGAAAACATCCAGCGGCAGGAACTCAACCCTATTGAAGAGGCCAAGGCCTTCTGGCAGCTCGGAGAGCACCTGAGGCTGACCCAGGAGCAGGTGGCCGACCGCGTCGCCAAGAGCCGTTCCCAGGTGGCCAACACGCTCCGCCTGCTCCGCCTGCCTTCGGCCATCCAGGAGTTCGTGGCCGTGGGCAAGATCACCACGGGCCACGCGAAAGTGCTGATGGGCCTGCCGGATCCAGCGTTCATGGAGCAGATGGCCCAGGTCGTCATCCAGGAACAGCTCAGCGTCCGGGCTCTGGAATCCAAGCTCCAGCACCTCGAGAAGAAAACCAGCCCCAAGGGCCGGAAGAAGCACCCGAACACGGTCTTCATCAAGGCCGCCGCGGAGGAGCTGACCCTGGCCTGGTCCACGAAGGTCGAGATCAAGGCCAAGGGCAAAGGCGGCGTCGTCCTGCTCCACTACGGCAGCGAAAGCGAGCTGGACAGGCTGTTCGAAGCCATGAAACAAGGGCCGCGGAAGAAGTAG
- a CDS encoding ParA family protein: protein MTARIVVLANQKGGVGKTTTAINLAASLAMMEKLVLLVDYDPQGHSTTGLGFPKPDHRAGSYALMKGAPAKGLTLHTEVSMLQVIPAGKDLAQLEFELFELPQLQELRRALEPVIENFDFILIDSPPALGMITLNALTAADEVIIPMPCEFLAMDGLAELMETIRRIQAGPNPNLELGGILLTMAEERTNLGSAVANEVRQAFPGKVFGTTIPRNIRLAEAPSHGKPVAFYDLKSKGAQAYLNLAREWLGLELATPSPALNREAE from the coding sequence ATGACTGCGCGCATCGTCGTATTGGCCAATCAGAAAGGCGGCGTCGGCAAGACCACGACCGCCATCAATCTCGCGGCTTCTCTGGCGATGATGGAAAAGCTGGTGTTGCTGGTGGATTACGATCCGCAGGGCCACAGCACCACGGGCCTCGGATTCCCCAAGCCCGACCACCGGGCCGGATCCTACGCGCTCATGAAAGGCGCGCCCGCCAAAGGGCTGACCCTCCACACCGAAGTCTCCATGCTCCAGGTGATCCCGGCGGGCAAGGATCTCGCCCAACTGGAATTCGAGCTCTTCGAGCTGCCCCAGCTGCAGGAGCTCCGCAGGGCCCTGGAGCCGGTGATCGAGAATTTCGATTTCATCCTGATCGATTCCCCTCCGGCCCTCGGCATGATCACGCTCAATGCGCTCACGGCCGCCGACGAAGTCATCATTCCCATGCCCTGCGAATTCCTGGCGATGGATGGACTCGCCGAACTGATGGAGACCATCCGGCGGATCCAGGCGGGGCCGAACCCGAACCTGGAGCTCGGCGGCATCCTGCTGACCATGGCCGAGGAGCGCACCAATCTGGGTTCCGCCGTGGCCAATGAAGTGCGCCAGGCCTTTCCCGGCAAAGTTTTCGGCACCACGATTCCGCGCAACATCCGCCTGGCGGAGGCCCCCAGCCACGGCAAGCCCGTGGCCTTCTACGACCTCAAATCCAAAGGGGCCCAGGCCTACCTGAATCTCGCCCGGGAGTGGCTGGGCCTCGAACTCGCGACACCAAGCCCAGCCTTGAATAGGGAGGCGGAATGA